Proteins from one Salmo salar chromosome ssa07, Ssal_v3.1, whole genome shotgun sequence genomic window:
- the LOC106609152 gene encoding arg8-vasotocin receptor isoform X2: MNDNLKIGFDPTSKPVLMEDQGNDTGALGNSSDPFGRNEEVAKIEITVLSVTFVVAVVGNLSVLLAMYLSRRKPSRMHLFMKHLSLADLVVAFFQVLPQLCWEITFRFYGPDFLCRIVKHLQVLGMFASTYMMVMMTLDRYIAICHPMQTLHQPTHRAYMMIGATWVCSLALSMPQYFIFSLSEVHPGSAVYDCWGHFIQPWGVRAYITWITVGIFLVPVAVLMLCYGFICRSIWRNIKHKTQKGTSVMALATRNGLIGTSSVSSVTTISRAKLRTVKMTFVIVLAYVVCWAPFFTVQMWSVWDESFSWTPRTPRSPSRLCWPV, translated from the exons ATGAATGACAATTTGAAGATAGGCTTCGACCCCACGAGCAAGCCGGTGTTGATGGAGGATCAAGGGAACGACACTGGTGCTCTTGGGAACTCCAGCGACCCGTTTGGCCGGAACGAGGAGGTCGCCAAGATCGAGATCACGGTGCTTAGCGTGACATTCGTTGTGGCTGTGGTGGGGAACCTGAGCGTGCTGCTGGCCATGTACTTGAGCCGACGGAAGCCCTCGCGCATGCACCTGTTCATGAAGCATCTGAGCCTCGCGGACTTGGTAGTGGCCTTTTTCCAGGTGCTACCGCAGCTCTGTTGGGAGATCACCTTCCGCTTCTACGGGCCTGACTTCCTGTGCCGCATCGTCAAGCACCTGCAGGTTCTAGGGATGTTCGCGTCCACCtacatgatggtgatgatgacgcTGGACCGCTACATCGCCATCTGTCACCCGATGCAGACCCTTCACCAGCCCACGCATCGCGCCTATATGATGATCGGGGCCACCTGGGTGTGTAGTCTTGCCCTGAGCATGCCCCAGTATTTTATTTTCTCCCTGAGCGAGGTCCACCCGGGCTCGGCCGTGTATGACTGCTGGGGACACTTCATCCAGCCGTGGGGCGTGCGCGCCTACATCACCTGGATCACTGTGGGCATCTTCCTCGTGCCCGTGGCCGTGCTCATGCTCTGCTACGGCTTCATCTGCCGATCCATCTGGCGGAACATAAAGCACAAGACCCAGAAGGGTACTAGCGTGATGGCACTTGCGACCAGGAATGGGCTGATCGGGACGAGTTCAGTCAGCAGCGTCACCACCATCTCGCGCGCCAAGCTGCGCACAGTGAAAATGACTTTCGTGATCGTGCTGGCGTACGTGGTGTGCTGGGCTCCGTTTTTCACAGTGCAGATGTGGTCGGTGTGGGATGAGAGCTTCTCGTGG actccgAGAACACCGCGGTCACCCTCTCGGCTCTGCTGGCCAGTCTGA
- the LOC106609152 gene encoding arg8-vasotocin receptor isoform X1 yields the protein MNDNLKIGFDPTSKPVLMEDQGNDTGALGNSSDPFGRNEEVAKIEITVLSVTFVVAVVGNLSVLLAMYLSRRKPSRMHLFMKHLSLADLVVAFFQVLPQLCWEITFRFYGPDFLCRIVKHLQVLGMFASTYMMVMMTLDRYIAICHPMQTLHQPTHRAYMMIGATWVCSLALSMPQYFIFSLSEVHPGSAVYDCWGHFIQPWGVRAYITWITVGIFLVPVAVLMLCYGFICRSIWRNIKHKTQKGTSVMALATRNGLIGTSSVSSVTTISRAKLRTVKMTFVIVLAYVVCWAPFFTVQMWSVWDESFSWVDSENTAVTLSALLASLNSCCNPWIYMIFSGHLLSDMVHCLPCCRGLLHKFGHQDSNSSIRRTTLLTRVPPPALPHRSAEKSSCKDCIHNSHRNCQSIPVEC from the exons ATGAATGACAATTTGAAGATAGGCTTCGACCCCACGAGCAAGCCGGTGTTGATGGAGGATCAAGGGAACGACACTGGTGCTCTTGGGAACTCCAGCGACCCGTTTGGCCGGAACGAGGAGGTCGCCAAGATCGAGATCACGGTGCTTAGCGTGACATTCGTTGTGGCTGTGGTGGGGAACCTGAGCGTGCTGCTGGCCATGTACTTGAGCCGACGGAAGCCCTCGCGCATGCACCTGTTCATGAAGCATCTGAGCCTCGCGGACTTGGTAGTGGCCTTTTTCCAGGTGCTACCGCAGCTCTGTTGGGAGATCACCTTCCGCTTCTACGGGCCTGACTTCCTGTGCCGCATCGTCAAGCACCTGCAGGTTCTAGGGATGTTCGCGTCCACCtacatgatggtgatgatgacgcTGGACCGCTACATCGCCATCTGTCACCCGATGCAGACCCTTCACCAGCCCACGCATCGCGCCTATATGATGATCGGGGCCACCTGGGTGTGTAGTCTTGCCCTGAGCATGCCCCAGTATTTTATTTTCTCCCTGAGCGAGGTCCACCCGGGCTCGGCCGTGTATGACTGCTGGGGACACTTCATCCAGCCGTGGGGCGTGCGCGCCTACATCACCTGGATCACTGTGGGCATCTTCCTCGTGCCCGTGGCCGTGCTCATGCTCTGCTACGGCTTCATCTGCCGATCCATCTGGCGGAACATAAAGCACAAGACCCAGAAGGGTACTAGCGTGATGGCACTTGCGACCAGGAATGGGCTGATCGGGACGAGTTCAGTCAGCAGCGTCACCACCATCTCGCGCGCCAAGCTGCGCACAGTGAAAATGACTTTCGTGATCGTGCTGGCGTACGTGGTGTGCTGGGCTCCGTTTTTCACAGTGCAGATGTGGTCGGTGTGGGATGAGAGCTTCTCGTGGGTAG actccgAGAACACCGCGGTCACCCTCTCGGCTCTGCTGGCCAGTCTGAATAGCTGCTGTAACCCGTGGATCTACATGATCTTCAGTGGCCACCTCCTCTCTGACATGGTGCACTGTCTGCCGTGCTGCCGGGGGCTGCTCCACAAATTCGGCCATCAAGACTCGAACAGCAGCATCCGCCGCACCACACTCCTGACCCGGGTACCGCCCCCGGCCCTACCCCATCGGAGCGCAGAGAAAAGCTCTTGCAAAGATTGCATCCACAACTCCCACAGGAACTGTCAATCAATCCCGGTGGAGTGTTGA